One Edaphobacter flagellatus genomic region harbors:
- a CDS encoding ABC transporter ATP-binding protein, translating to MPPFLELKHVNVARGENIVLRDINLSVNTGEHIAILGPNGCGKSTLIKTITCECYPIVEDGMDVCIFGRARWDLTELKKRLGVVSTELPGKHTLTTTGRDAVLTGFFSSSTLWPNLMVTDEMRVRADEVLALIDADPLRDKLVGHMSAGQQRRIMIGRALVASSQMLLLDEPSNALDLAAQRDLRELLRHLAQQGTGILLITHHVSDIIPEIERILMMKDGRIAADGPRKSLLTEERLSNLFQTEVRLTERDGFHHAW from the coding sequence ATGCCACCTTTTCTTGAACTGAAGCATGTTAACGTTGCCCGCGGCGAGAATATTGTCCTTCGTGATATCAATTTGTCCGTCAATACTGGAGAACACATCGCTATCCTTGGTCCAAACGGATGTGGCAAATCGACGCTTATTAAAACCATCACCTGCGAATGCTACCCGATTGTTGAAGATGGGATGGATGTTTGTATCTTTGGGCGAGCGCGTTGGGACCTTACGGAGCTGAAGAAACGTCTCGGCGTCGTTTCGACTGAGTTGCCAGGGAAGCATACATTGACGACAACCGGGCGGGATGCGGTGCTGACTGGCTTCTTTTCTTCATCCACGCTCTGGCCGAATCTTATGGTGACAGACGAGATGCGAGTTCGTGCCGATGAGGTTCTTGCTTTGATCGACGCGGACCCATTGCGCGACAAGCTGGTGGGTCACATGTCTGCCGGCCAACAGCGGCGCATCATGATTGGCCGCGCGCTCGTTGCTTCTTCACAGATGCTTCTTCTCGACGAACCCTCGAATGCGCTTGATCTCGCCGCGCAGCGCGATCTGCGCGAGTTGCTACGGCATCTTGCACAGCAGGGGACAGGCATTCTGTTGATCACGCATCATGTCTCCGACATCATTCCCGAGATCGAACGCATCCTGATGATGAAAGATGGACGCATTGCTGCCGATGGTCCGCGGAAGAGTCTGCTGACGGAGGAACGGCTTAGCAATCTTTTCCAAACGGAGGTTCGTCTCACGGAGAGAGATGGCTTCCATCATGCTTGGTAG